From a single Canis aureus isolate CA01 chromosome 5, VMU_Caureus_v.1.0, whole genome shotgun sequence genomic region:
- the LOC144313568 gene encoding uncharacterized protein LOC144313568, which produces MAMLYIGSGRPAPHPPERPRRLQPLQPRTLASGTRPRGPEPAAPLRKPAEKGAVEELVGSDEGAAGAQRGPAAPPAAPAAPRPCRLPPTAAGLTPRSALRSLKPPPQPPLFRARRLRQPWKEPAVSRLPTSRSRLPLSPRSSGKRSQWPLDRPRPFAQGRSRPDADTASRLQPPTPARLTSGGSGSAGHRKLLSPRLRLSSTPSSVNSACFSTKWRRRSRAHVAAFPLPVPISSFAARPRRDGPGTSQ; this is translated from the coding sequence GGAGCGGGCGGCCGGCTCCGCATCCCCCAGAAAGACCCAGGCGCCTGCAGCCACTCCAGCCACGGACCCTCGCCTCGGGAACTAGGCCTCGGGGGCCGGAGCCCGCTGCACCCCTCCGGAAGCCCGCAGAGAAAGGGGCAGTTGAGGAGCTCGTGGGGTCCGACGAGGGTGCAGCGGGCGCCCAGCGCGGCCCAGCCgcccccccggccgcccccgcggcccccaggccctgccgcCTGCCGCCGACCGCCGCGGGGCTCACCCCGCGCTCTGCGCTCCGCTCGCTGAAGCCTCCGCCCCAGCCTCCTCTCTTCAGAGCCCGAAGGCTCCGCCAGCCGTGGAAAGAGCCCGCCGTCTCCCGCCTCCCCACTTCCCGGTCCCGACTGCCCCTCAGCCCGCGGAGCTCCGGGAAACGCTCCCAATGGCCCCTGGACCGCCCCCGTCCCTTCGCCCAGGGGCGCTCGCGCCCCGACGCTGACACCGCCAGCCGGCTGCAGCCGCCGACCCCGGCCCGCCTCACCTCAGGCGGCTCCGGCAGCGCTGGACACAGGAAACTCCTGAGTCCCCGTCTCCGGCTCTCGTCGACCCCCTCTTCGGTTAACTCCGCTTGTTTCTCTACAAAATGGCGCCGGAGGTCGCGCGCTCACGTCGCGGCCTTTCCCCTCCCCGTTCCCATTTCATCATTCGCTGCCCGCCCGAGGAGGGACGGCCCCGGCACCAGCCAATGA